DNA from Natronomonas salsuginis:
TTGCGTCGAACGTACTTCGCCTCACCACCCGACACCAGCATTGACTCACCCTCACCGTAGGCCGTCACAGCGAGGATGTGGCGTTCGCCAATATCGACACCGATGGTCGTCTCACCCGATGTATCGGCGTCGTACTCGACATTGAACGTACAGTACCAGTCGTCACCACGGCGGTACACTTGAAGTCGCGTCTTCTTCGCGTCACCCTCGACCAGTCGGTCTACGGGGTCGGCAATGTCGTCGTACACTTCGATAGGCGTGTACCACCATTGAGAGACGCATGGGAAGCCGACGACGACTGTGCCGTTCTCGGTCGTGTCGAGTTCCCAGTTCTGGTTGTTGACGGCGAACGGTTGACTCTCTCGGTAGCGAACCTCTCCGTCCTTGTTGTGGTCGGATTTCGCCTCTCGGATGGCTTGGTTCTGGATCGCCGAGTAGAGGCCGTTGTCAATGCTGGCAGTGGTCACGGATTTGCCGAAGTCGCCGTTCTCCCATCCGTCGATACAGAACTGCTTGGTGTCGCGGTAGAGACGAGTGGTGTGTTGCCATTCTTTCCTCCGTGAGAGGGATGGGTTGTGGAACTTCGCGGTGACAGTCACCGTGGCCATTACAATTGTAATTTAGTCTGTTATTTTAAGAAACTATTGGAATATCAGGCCGTGCTATCGGCGGTAGTTCGTGAAAGGTGGTGTCGGATTCATCCCCGCGCTAAAGCACGGGGCTTTCTCCTTGAATCTCCGTAAGACGGCGCTCCGAGCGCCGACGGCACGTTTTTATATTCGTAGCTGAAAGGCCGCGTCGATGGCCATTGTCGAAACGCTCATCGTGGGCGCCATCTTCGGGTTGGCGCTCGCTGCGCCACCGGGACCGATGAACGCGATCATCGCCGAGGAGTCCGTCCTTCGCGGCTGGCGCGCGGGCTTCAAAACGGGGTTGGGCGCGATGACTGCGGACGTGGTGTTCTTCTTTTTCGCACTCTGGGGGATCGTCACGTTCGTTCGGGAGCTGCCGGCGCTCCGGGAGGCGATGTTTCTGGTCGGTGGCGGGCTGATGCTGTACTTCGCCTACGGGGCCGCCCGGAGCGCGCGCACGCAGTTTCAACGCGCTGCGACGCCGGACAGTCGCGGCTTTTCGAAGGCGTTCGTCTTGTCTTTGACCAATCCCTACCAAATCCTCTTTTGGCTCACGGCCGGCGTCGGGCTATTGACGCCCGGAACGGTCGACGTCCTCTCGTACGCGAGCGACTCGCTGTCCGACATCGTCGTCGTCG
Protein-coding regions in this window:
- a CDS encoding LysE family translocator, producing the protein MFGLALAAPPGPMNAIIAEESVLRGWRAGFKTGLGAMTADVVFFFFALWGIVTFVRELPALREAMFLVGGGLMLYFAYGAARSARTQFQRAATPDSRGFSKAFVLSLTNPYQILFWLTAGVGLLTPGTVDVLSYASDSLSDIVVVETGSAALVVGLFCGVAGWIVGFPAALTAAKSKTEALTPIVAYGSAVVLGGFGVYFIVDVLV